From Nymphaea colorata isolate Beijing-Zhang1983 chromosome 6, ASM883128v2, whole genome shotgun sequence, a single genomic window includes:
- the LOC116256909 gene encoding uncharacterized protein LOC116256909 isoform X1 gives MQQKTMGRKSGGLYINPKKFAAAQKPCMKETLAFLNCLALNQNNDDKCVRQKELLQTCMDAQSGKNSKRSWGSINYHLQRLGKQQLELGLRWWTWFKRVGSVNLNGPNLGCNRLGDLVDDFV, from the exons ATGCAACAG AAAACAATGGGTCGAAAGAGTGGAGGTTTATACATTAATCCAAAGAAATTTGCAGCGGCCCAAAAACCTTGCATGAAAGAGACGCTAGCATTCTTGAACTGCTTGGCCCTTAATCAGAACAATGATGATAAATGTGTGCGGCAGAAGGAACTTTTGCAGACATGCATGGATGCTCAG AGTGGTAAAAACAGTAAGCGGTCATGGGGAAGTATCAACTACCATCTACAGCGGCTTGGTAAA CAACAACTGGAGCTTGGACTTCGGTGGTGGACTTGGTTCAAAAGAGTCGGCAGTGTAAACCTGAATGGCCCAAACTTAGGATGTAACAG ATTAGGTGATCTGGTAGATGACTTTGTGTGA
- the LOC116256909 gene encoding uncharacterized protein LOC116256909 isoform X3 has product MQQKTMGRKSGGLYINPKKFAAAQKPCMKETLAFLNCLALNQNNDDKCVRQKELLQTCMDAQSGKNSKRSWGSINYHLQRLGKVRK; this is encoded by the exons ATGCAACAG AAAACAATGGGTCGAAAGAGTGGAGGTTTATACATTAATCCAAAGAAATTTGCAGCGGCCCAAAAACCTTGCATGAAAGAGACGCTAGCATTCTTGAACTGCTTGGCCCTTAATCAGAACAATGATGATAAATGTGTGCGGCAGAAGGAACTTTTGCAGACATGCATGGATGCTCAG AGTGGTAAAAACAGTAAGCGGTCATGGGGAAGTATCAACTACCATCTACAGCGGCTTGGTAAAGTGAGAAAATAG
- the LOC116256034 gene encoding mitochondrial import inner membrane translocase subunit Tim9 — protein sequence MDKSMLGDLDSLPEEDKLKMAAMIDQLQIRDSLRMYNTLVERCFKDCVDTFRRKSLDKQEETCVRRCAEKFLKHSMRVGLRFAELNQGTATPD from the exons ATGGACAAGAGTATGCTTGGAGATCTTGATTCTCTTCCCGAGGAAGATAAGCTGAAGATGGCAGCCATGATCGACCAACTTCAGATCCGCGACAG TCTGAGAATGTATAATACCTTGGTGGAAAGATGCTTCAAGGATTGTGTGGACACTTTTCGGCGCAAGTCTCTTGATAAGCAGGAAGAGACATGTGTTCGCCGGTGCGCGGAGAAGTTCTTGAAACATTCGATGCGTGTTGGGTTGAGGTTTGCAGAGCTTAACCAAGGCACGGCAACGCCAGATTAA
- the LOC116256909 gene encoding uncharacterized protein LOC116256909 isoform X2 yields the protein MGRKSGGLYINPKKFAAAQKPCMKETLAFLNCLALNQNNDDKCVRQKELLQTCMDAQSGKNSKRSWGSINYHLQRLGKQQLELGLRWWTWFKRVGSVNLNGPNLGCNRLGDLVDDFV from the exons ATGGGTCGAAAGAGTGGAGGTTTATACATTAATCCAAAGAAATTTGCAGCGGCCCAAAAACCTTGCATGAAAGAGACGCTAGCATTCTTGAACTGCTTGGCCCTTAATCAGAACAATGATGATAAATGTGTGCGGCAGAAGGAACTTTTGCAGACATGCATGGATGCTCAG AGTGGTAAAAACAGTAAGCGGTCATGGGGAAGTATCAACTACCATCTACAGCGGCTTGGTAAA CAACAACTGGAGCTTGGACTTCGGTGGTGGACTTGGTTCAAAAGAGTCGGCAGTGTAAACCTGAATGGCCCAAACTTAGGATGTAACAG ATTAGGTGATCTGGTAGATGACTTTGTGTGA
- the LOC116256033 gene encoding protein TRIGALACTOSYLDIACYLGLYCEROL 2, chloroplastic — protein MAGVSWLQIHGCGTRLPRLDSATYLSPPIPKRRKDARVVRIRASSSSEEDRSSGGGRNPLSLVLDVPRAIWRQTLRPLGDFGFGRRSVWEGGVGLFVVSGTVLLALSLAWLKGFRLRSSLKKYEAVFEFSQACGICTGTPVRIRGVNVGTVVKVNPSLKSIDAVVEVDDEKTVIPRNSLVEVNQSGLLMETMIDITPRDPIPTPTVGPLDPDCDKEGLIVCDRQRLKGGQGVSLDTLVGIFIRLGQEMEEIGVSNTYKLAEKVSIAIEEAKPLLAKMEAMAEDVQPLLTKVHDGDLLKNVENLTRSLAEASEDLRLVHSSILTPENTELLRQSIATLIFTLKNIESITSDISGFTGDEATRRNLKLLIRSLSRLL, from the exons ATGGCGGGAGTTTCCTGGTTGCAGATCCATGGTTGCGGGACTCGCCTACCTCGCCTAGACTCCGCTACCTACCTCTCCCCTCCCATTCCGAAACGCCGCAAAGATGCGAGGGTTGTGAGGATCCGGGCGAGTTCATCTTCGGAGGAGGACCGGAGCTCCGGCGGCGGGAGGAACCCGCTGTCTCTGGTTCTGGATGTCCCCAGGGCCATCTGGAGGCAGACGCTGCGTCCGTTGGGTGATTTTGGTTTTGGGAGGAGGAGCGTCTGGGAAGGAGGTGTTGGGTTGTTTGTCGTATCGGGGACGGTGCTCCTTGCCCTCTCTCTGGCCTGGTTGAAGGGTTTCCGATTGAGGTCTAGcttgaaaaaatatgaagcaGTATTCGAGTTCTCTCAGGCGTGCGGGATATGCACCGGGACCCCCGTGAGAATCAGGGGGGTCAATGTGGGTACTGTTGTTAAAGTTAATCCTTCGTTGAAGAGTATCGACGCCGTTGTCGAG GTTGATGATGAGAAAACTGTCATACCTAGAAATTCCTTGGTTGAGGTAAACCAGTCTGGTCTTCTTATGGAGACGATGATTGATATTACACCACGAGATCCAATCCCAACTCCAACAGTTGGTCCCCTTGATCCAGATTGTGACAAAGAAGGGCTGATTGTATGTGATCGTCAGAGACTAAAGGGAGGACAAGGGGTGAGCTTGGACACATTGGTTGGAATATTTATCCGCCTGGGGCAAGAGATGGAAGAAATTGGTGTATCCAATACATACAAGTTGGCGGAAAAAGTCTCAATCGCCATTGAGGAAGCAAAGCCACTACTTGCAAag ATGGAGGCCATGGCTGAAGATGTTCAACCTTTGTTGACCAAGGTTCATGATGGTGATCTACTCAAGAATGTAGAAAATTTGACCAGATCCCTGGCTGAAGCTAGTGAGGATCTTAG GCTGGTGCATTCTTCCATTTTGACTCCTGAAAACACAGAGCTTCTTCGCCAGTCCATTGCTACTCTTATATTCACTTTGAAGAACATTGAG AGTATAACGTCTGATATTTCTGGCTTTACTGGTGATGAGGCAACCAGGCGTAACCTTAAATTGCTCATTAGATCACTTAGTCGTCTTCTATAA